A genomic region of Papaver somniferum cultivar HN1 chromosome 7, ASM357369v1, whole genome shotgun sequence contains the following coding sequences:
- the LOC113297668 gene encoding probable lysophospholipase BODYGUARD 3, whose amino-acid sequence MGSLSKTRRILGIVGSVLNEVISFIVFSFLDILDVLLCVIYKVFDFFIEAEWKPCYCSSTKEVITNINSHGKILVSEKGESKIVSLCSTTLQLDDISDTLYTRSSLVSDISKTTVKELRKLKKVDHDHKRNTIKYSSRSERIVNKNGGSVRSTFTINSTIVEMLQEKIGGSQAHPIPRWSDCDCKTCNSWSSGFSKETLFVKAQGPKDHAKEDVLFIHGFISSSSFWTETLFPNFSDVTKSSYRLLAVDLLGFGRSPKPTDSLYTLRDHIDMIERSVIEPYKVKSFHIVAHSLGCILALALAVKYPGSVKSLTLLAPPYFPVPKGENPTQYVLRRVAPRRVWPMIAFGSSIAAWYEHISRTICLLICKNHRCWEFLTKLITRNRMKTYLIEGFMCHTHNAAWHTLHNIICGTAGKLESYLDAVNNQLKCDVNIFHGLDDELLPVECSLAVQTRIPRANVKVIEKKDHITIVVGRQQSFARDLEDIWKKTSG is encoded by the exons aTGGGTTCATTATCAAAGACGAGAAGAATATTAGGAATAGTGGGTAGTGTTCTAAATGAAGTTATAAGTTTTATAGTATTTTCATTTCTTGATATTCTGGACGTACTTCTTTGTGTAATTTACAaagtttttgatttcttcatcgaAGCAGAATGGAAACCATGTTATTGTTCGTCGACTAAAGAAGTCATTACAAATATTAATAGTCATGGTAAGATCTTAGTATCTGAAAAAGGTGAATCGAAGATTGTTTCGCTATGTTCAACTACATTACAGCTAGATGATATCTCGGATACGCTATATACAAGATCTTCATTAGTTTCTGATATCTCTAAAACAACGGTTAAAGAACTGAGAAAGTTGAAGAAAGTTGATCATGATCATAAGAGAAATACTATAAAGTACTCTAGCAGATCAGAAAGAATAGTTAACAAGAATGGTGGTTCTGTTAGATCGACATTCACGATAAATTCGACAATTGTTGAAATGCTTCAGGAGAAGATTGGAGGGTCTCAAGCTCACCCTATTCCTAGATGGTCAGACTGTGATTGTAAAACGTGCAATTCTTGGTCTTCTGGCTTCTCTAAAGAAACACTATTTGTGAAAGCTCAGGGACCCAAAG ATCATGCAAAAGAAGATGTGTTATTCATTCATGGATTCATTTCATCGTCGTCATTTTGGACTGAAACACTATTCCCTAACTTTTCCGACGTTACAAAATCATCGTACCGATTACTAGCCGTTGATCTTCTAGGATTCGGGAGAAGTCCTAAACCCACGGATTCATTATATACTCTACGAGATCATATCGATATGATTGAACGGTCGGTTATAGAGCCTTACAAAGTCAAGTCGTTCCACATTGTGGCTCATTCCTTAGGCTGCATTTTAGCCCTTGCCCTTGCAGTAAAATACCCTGGCTCTGTTAAATCTCTCACCTTACTCGCTCCT CCATATTTCCCAGTGCCTAAAGGAGAAAATCCGACGCAGTATGTTTTACGTAGGGTGGCACCACGACGTGTATGGCCGATGATTGCATTTGGATCATCTATCGCTGCTTGGTACGAGCACATTAGTCGTACTATTTGCTTACTGATTTGCAAGAATCATCGATGCTGGGAATTTCTCACCAAACTAATCACCAGAAACAG GATGAAGACATATTTGATTGAAGGATTTATGTGTCACACACATAATGCAGCTTGGCATACCTTACACAACATCATCTGTGGGACTGCCGGAAAACTCGAAAGCTACTTGGACGCAGTTAACAACCAGTTAAAGTGCGACGTCAACATTTTTCATGGGTTGGATGATGAGCTTTTACCTGTCGAGTGTAGCTTAGCAGTCCAAACTAGAATTCCTCGAGCTAATGTGAAGGTGATAGAGAAGAAGGATCATATCACAATCGTTGTTGGAAGACAACAATCTTTCGCTAGAGATCTCGAGGATATTTGGAAGAAGACGAGTGGCTAA